From the genome of Methanobrevibacter thaueri:
TAAGTTTTTAGAAAAAAGTGGAGGAAAAGTAAATAGCTAGTGTAGCTATTTACTCCTGTAATATGGCATAATATTGTTCAATTAAATGATAGGCATGCCAATTGAAAAGTAATCATTATTAAAAAGAGTTTTCATGTTAAAATTTTTACCATATGGGTTGTTTCATCATAATCGTCTTCCTCGATTGTGATTTCATAACCGACAGATGTCCAAAAAGGAATTCCAGATTCAAGATACCTGTGAGTGTGCAAGTATATTTTATCATATCCGGCATCCTTAGCAAATTCCTCCATGGTATTGACCAATTTGCGTGCAAGGCCATGCCTTCGGTACTCCTCAGCCACCATCAGTCTCCATATGCTTGCGGTATCCTCCCTTGAATAGACACCTTCAAATAATTCATAATCAACATCATAGGCCCTAATGGCCGCCGTTGCAATTATTTTATCGCCGTCTAAAGCTATGTAAAAGTTACCTTTAGGGGAATCCAGATAATATTCTGCCATCCATTCAATATCATAATGAAACTTTGGAGTTGGCCCAATGCCATACTCATTCATTATCTGCTCATATAAAAATACTTTAACAGCATCAATTTCCTCGGGGTCATTATTTACTGCCCTGATAATAAAATCCATAATATCACCTAAAAATTAAAAAAAAGAGAAATGAGGTGATTTCTCTTATTCCTGTGCGGTTTCAGGATTGAGCAATTTTTCAACATTTTCTCCGATTAAATCAAACAACAATACAACTATCAGTAATGACATACCAGGATAGAAAGCCAACCACCAGTATCCAGATGACAGGTAGTGCATTGATTCTGATAAAATTACCCCAATAGCCGGTTCATGAGGAGGCAATCCGAATCCTAAGAATGTAATTGCCGCTTCGTGCATGATAGCATGAGGGAACATTAGGATTACGCCTACAATGATTTGAGATATGATTAAAGGAAGAATATGCTTTGTTGCAATCCATACTTTAGACATTCCGAGATTTTCCGCTAAATGAATATATTCCTTAGTCCTAATTTCTTTAACTTCAGATCTTAAGACCCTCGCAAGGGGAGTCCAATGAGTCAATCCAACACCCATCACAACACCGATAACCCCTCCACCAAACATGATGGAAACAAGAATGATTAAAAGGATGTGAGGTATTGAACCGAATAAATCAATGATTCCCGCAACAGCCTCATCCGCAAACTTATTGAAACTTGAGAATAATCCCAGAACAATGGAAATAAAAGTACTTATTACAGATGCGATGAATCCGACCATAATACTTAATCCGAGACCTGCAATGGTTCTTTGAAACATGTCCCTTCCCATCCAATCAGTACCGAAAAGATGTTCAAGGGAAGGCATTTGATTAGCGCTGATGAAACTTGTTGGAATATCCCTTATAAAATAACCTGAAACGAAAATGGATACAATAACCAATGCGGAAAGAATAATAATGACAAGAGTTTTTGTCCTGAGATTAGCAGGGTACAAAAACCATTGCTTTTTATCATCAGTTTCTCTTTTTTTAATCATTGAATTCACTCTCCTTAATCCTTGGGTCAATTAAATAATAAGATAAATCCGCAAGCAGGTTACCGACAAATACGAATATCGCACTGAATATTACAATTCCTAAAAATAACGGAACATCACTGCTGAGACCAGCCGCTACTGCCGTTTGCCCAATACCAGGATATGAGAATACTTGCTCTACAAGTACCGCTCCACCAAACAGTTCACTGAAAGATAAGAACTGTAATGTTACTGCAGGCAGCAATATGTTCCTTATTCCGTGATTTTTAATTAAATCCCATCCTTTTTCTCCTCTAGATTTAGCGAATAACACATAATCTGAAGATAAAACCTGAATTAATTCATTACGAGTATACATTGCAATCGGTGCCAAACCAACCAGGCTCAATGTAAGTGTAGGAAGCACCAACCTTGATGCCCATTCTAAAAACGTAGCATCAGTACTCCTAACACCAATTGGAACACCAAATCCAATTGGGAACCATCCCAAATAAACAGCAAATACCATCAATACAAGCATACCTACCCAGAAAGACGGTGCAGATTGAATTGCATAACAATAAATTTTTACTGCCTTGTCTATCCAAGAACCTTTATTTTTACCTGCAACAACACCTAGAACAAAACCAAGAACCCCACTCAATACCCATGAGATGGCCATCAACACAATGGAAGCGGAAGCCTTTTCCCAAATGATATCAATAACCGGTGCACGATATATTAAAGAAGTTCCCAAATTAAGCTGTATTAAATCTAATAGCCAATGGTAAATTTTCGTAGTCAAAGGAACATTTGTACCGAAATAATTCTCAAGTATTTGTCTTTGTGCTTCTGATACTGCTGCTTGTCTTAAATAAGCGTTAACTGGATCAATAGGGGATAAATCTAATAATATGAAACTAAAAATTGCAACTACAAGTATCAATATCACAAAACGTACTAACTTGTAACCCAAAAATTTCAATAATTTATTTTTATTCAAGAAAAGAAACCCCCTTAAAAATTTTTAAAAAATAAAAAAAGGAAAAAGATAAGTTAATTAAGCTGTAGAGTTGGTTCTGGTCCAATCACAGACATTAATTAATATATCGTTTCCTAAACCGTCAGGTTGTTCACCAATATCGATTCCATCTTTAATGAAGTAGTTGTAGTCGTAGTTTACAAGCCATACGAATGGAGCATCGCCAGCAGGACCCCAACCTCCGCCATTGACGAGAGCGGATTCTGACCATAAGGTGTTAGCAGCATTCAAATCACTGGAATGCATTGCTTCATCCATCAATTTATCAGAATCAGTGTTGTTGTATAAACCAGGGTTCATGTAGAATCCGTCGGCTTCTTTACTGTGATATTGTTGATAAATGGATTTGTATGGGTCAGGGGAAGTTTGTTGCATTAATGCTGCTGAAGAGTACATGTTAGCATAAATTGTATCCCAATCAGCACCGACTAAGTTAACTTCAATTCCAAGTTCTTTTGCTTGTTCTGCAAATACTGTGGATAGAGACTGTCTGTCAAGGTAGTCAGGTGGGTAGTATAAATCAAATGATGCTTTTACACCATCTTTTTCCACGATTCCATCACCGTCAGTATCTGTCCAGCCACCCTCTTTCAAGATTTGTTTAGCTGCATCGACATCTCCATCCTGAACTTTAGCATTAGAGTTTGCATAATCCCTTGTATCTACACTGGTATATTCAGGGGTAGCATGTCCTGAGAAGATTTCATCACACATTGCTTGACGGTCAACACCGACGTTCAATGCTTGTCTGATTGCTTTATCGGAAGTTACATTGTTACCTATTTTCCATGTTCCGTTCCAAGAATCACCTGTGTCCGGAAGGTATGGGAAGGATACACCTTGTGCTCTTCCAGCAGATTTTTCAACAAATTGATATCCGTCAACACTTTGGTTTAATGCAGAAGTTGCTACAGGAACTACATCCACATCACCAGATTTAGCCAATTCTAACCATGTTGCTTCTTCAGGGAATAATAAGGTAATTTGAGTGAAGTATGGTTTTTGGCCATAATAGTTATCATTGACTTTGAATATTGCTTGTTGGCCTTTATCCCAGTGATCCAATACATAAGGTCCTGTACCGATTGGGTTTTCACCATAGGTATTGTTGTCGTATGAATCAGATGGAACAATACCGACATATCTTAAGTCATAAATGAATGTTGATCTTGGTTCAACTAAATTAAACTCGACAGTGGTTTCATTTACTGCTTTTATACTTTCAAGATTTGTTAAATCCAATTCTGACTCGGTTTCTTTTGCAGTGTTGAATGTGATGCTACATCCTCAGCATCGAAAGTTGAGTTATCTGAGAATTTAACATCATCTCTTACATTAACTGTCCATGTTTTACCGTCACCACTGATTGAGTAATCAGTAGCAAGGTCTGGGACAATGTCACCATTTTTATCTGTTTTAAATAAACAACTTTGTACTAACGGATTATAGTTTTGGTGTCCGCATCCCCAACCAACAAGAGGGCTGAATCCTGCTTCTGGTTCTTTGATGTTACTGTGCGCTGCTACTGTTAAATGAGTAGGGTCACTGTCATGAGTGCCTCCACCCATCAATGCAAATGCAGCCACAACTATAACGACCAAAGCTACAATCGCTGCGATTATCATTTTTTTATCCATAAATTTCACCATGAAATAACTTCATATTAAAATAAAAGTAATACTTTTATAGGGATTTATGCTCAATCAGTAATACTTTTTTTAATTATTTTAATATAATAGTAATTTTGATTATTAAATATAAAAAGATATTTATTACTTTTAAAGATTGCTTAAAAAAATAGCCAATGTTTAATAAAAAACATGATAAAGACATCAATTAGAAAAATTTAACGACTGGATTTTATAACCATTGAACAAAAAGTAATATCAAACTAAAACAAAAACTTGAAAAAAATAATACTAAAAGTAATACAAAATTAACATTTAAATAGAACCACCATTAAATATTCGCTCATGAGCATCTCACATAAATTAAAAAGTTACCTGATAGAAAACGGTGCAAGCAACGTGGGGTTTGCAGACATCACACATTTTTCCCCAAAACCCAATCTAAATGTTGGCGTTGTGTTTTATATAACTTATCCCAAGGAGATTATACGAAACATGCAGAATGCACCTACACATGAATATCTTGAAGAGCTAATAAGCCTAAACACAAGACTGGACGCCCTTGGGATGAAATGTGAGGAATTTTTAATGGACAAGGGTTATGATGCTTATGCGCAAACAAAAAAGAGACTGGGAACTGATTTTGGAGAGTTCAATTCATTTGAACTGCCACATAAAACTATCGCCACACGTGCAGGCCTTGGATGGATTGGCAAATCAGCATTATTCACAACAAAGGATTATGGATCAGCGCTTAGACTATCATCAGTTTTAACAGATGCTCCCTTAGACTTGGGAACCCCAATACAAAAATCAAGATGCGGAAAATGCATGGAATGCAGGGACGCATGCCCAGGCGGGGCAATAAGTGGCAAAGAGTGGAATTATAAATTAAAGAGAAATGACTTTTATGACGATAAAAAATGTGAGAAATACGCCCTCATTATATCAGAAGAAAACTTAGGAAAAGCAGATACGGTATGCGGAAAATGCATTTATGCCTGCCCACACACTCAAAAATATTTTAAAAAACTATAATTTTACAGCATAGGTGAAATCACTTGCTAATGGATTAATATCCAATCTTTTTATTTCTTTATCCATATGAACTGTTTCTAATTCATCATTAGAGTCCAATGCCACTACAAAACCCATTTTTGTCCAAAATTCCAAAGCTCCCGGAAGAGTTTTATGAGTATGCAAATAAATATTTTTGAATTCAACACCATTTGCAAAATTTTCAGCAATCTGAAACATTTTAGAGGCTAAACCGCAACGCCTACACCTCTCATCGACAAATAACCTCCATATGCTGGAAGTGGTGTCCCTTGAGTAAAGATGCCTAAATTCAGGAAAGTCCTTATCATATGCCCTGATGCCAATTGTTGCAATGATTTCGCCGGTTTCCAGATAAGCGACAAAAAAGTTGTTTCTCTGAGGATTAATATAATATTCCTCAAGATTTACAATATCCTGATGCCATTCAGGAACATAATCATAGCCGAATTCCTTTTTTATCATCTTAAACAAGAAATCCTGGACATCCTTTATTTCTTTAGAATCATTGCCCAATTCTTTGATTACAACATTCATGGAAAACACCAAACATGAAAAGTATTACAAAAGATATCAAATTTATGTCATTAGTAATACTTTTTAATAAATTTTGAATAACTTTAATATTGATAAAGTACAAATTAGTATATAAAATTTATCATTTGAAATCATGAATGGTGATATGATGGAAAAATTATTAGATGTGGAAAATGTTTCAATATCATTTATTCAATATACTAAAGGTTTAAATCAAAGAGATCTAAAAGTGATTACAGATTTAACATTAGATATATCTGAAGGAGAAATATTGGCAGTATTAGGTTCAAGCGGGTCCGGAAAGAGTTTGCTTGCACATGCAATATTCGGCATCCTGCCTGAAAATGCAAACTTAAATGGAAAAATAAAATTCAAGGGAAGGGAATTGTCACAGGAAGACAAGGAAGAAATTAGGGGAAAAGACATTGTGCTCGTTCCCCAATCCGTGAATTTTTTAGATCCATTAATGAAAATATCCGACCAGGCCATTGGAAATGTCAAATCTGATGACGAGAGAAAAGAAAAGAAAATTAAACAAAGGGAAATTTTCGAACACTATAATCTGGACCCTGAAGTGGACGACATGTATCCCTTCCAGCTATCCGGAGGAATGGCAAGAAGAGTGCTCGTATCAACAGCACTGTTATCCGACCCAAAATTAGTGGTGGCGGACGAACCGACACCGGGACTTGACGAAAAGACAGTGCAGGAAACACTGAACCACTTCAAACATATGAAAGAAGATGGAATAGGGGTGCTTCTAATTACACACGACATCCATGCGGCATTGGAAGTGGCCGATAGAATCGGAATATTCTATTCAGGATATGTGATTGAAATTGCGGAAAACAAAGACTTTTCAGGAGACGGAGAAAACCTTCTACATCCTTACACAAAAGCGCTATACAAAGCATTGCCTGCAAACGGATTTGAACTAACTAAAGGCCACCAGCCATTACACGGAGAAATCGTTGAAGGTTGCCCATATTATGACAGATGTGAAATGAGATTTGATAGATGCAAACAAGAAAGGCCTCAATTAATTGATTTGGGCAATAAAAAAGTCAGATGTTTTAAATACGAGGAAGGTGCATAAAAATGGAACTTAAAGCAACAAACATTTCATTCAAATATCCCTCAGCCAAGAAATACCTATTGAAAAATGTCAGTATAGAACTTGATAATCAAAAAGTCGTTGGATTAATCGGAGATAGTGGAAGCGGCAAATCAACCTTATGTAAAATCTTATCCGGATATGTTACAAACTATGAGGGTACAGTGACATTTGATGGAAAATCTTTGCCCAAAACAGGATTCAAACCAGTCCAATTAATTTACCAACACCCGGAAAAGGTGATGAATCCGAAATGGAAAATGAAAAATATCCTGGAAGAATCATGGGACGTTAATGATGACATGCTAAAAGAATTTGGAATTCAAAAATCCTGGTTGACAAGATTTCCACAAGAGCTTTCCGGAGGTGAGCTTCAAAGGTTTT
Proteins encoded in this window:
- a CDS encoding GNAT family N-acetyltransferase, which produces MDFIIRAVNNDPEEIDAVKVFLYEQIMNEYGIGPTPKFHYDIEWMAEYYLDSPKGNFYIALDGDKIIATAAIRAYDVDYELFEGVYSREDTASIWRLMVAEEYRRHGLARKLVNTMEEFAKDAGYDKIYLHTHRYLESGIPFWTSVGYEITIEEDDYDETTHMVKILT
- a CDS encoding ABC transporter permease, with the translated sequence MIKKRETDDKKQWFLYPANLRTKTLVIIILSALVIVSIFVSGYFIRDIPTSFISANQMPSLEHLFGTDWMGRDMFQRTIAGLGLSIMVGFIASVISTFISIVLGLFSSFNKFADEAVAGIIDLFGSIPHILLIILVSIMFGGGVIGVVMGVGLTHWTPLARVLRSEVKEIRTKEYIHLAENLGMSKVWIATKHILPLIISQIIVGVILMFPHAIMHEAAITFLGFGLPPHEPAIGVILSESMHYLSSGYWWLAFYPGMSLLIVVLLFDLIGENVEKLLNPETAQE
- a CDS encoding ABC transporter permease, yielding MNKNKLLKFLGYKLVRFVILILVVAIFSFILLDLSPIDPVNAYLRQAAVSEAQRQILENYFGTNVPLTTKIYHWLLDLIQLNLGTSLIYRAPVIDIIWEKASASIVLMAISWVLSGVLGFVLGVVAGKNKGSWIDKAVKIYCYAIQSAPSFWVGMLVLMVFAVYLGWFPIGFGVPIGVRSTDATFLEWASRLVLPTLTLSLVGLAPIAMYTRNELIQVLSSDYVLFAKSRGEKGWDLIKNHGIRNILLPAVTLQFLSFSELFGGAVLVEQVFSYPGIGQTAVAAGLSSDVPLFLGIVIFSAIFVFVGNLLADLSYYLIDPRIKESEFND
- a CDS encoding ABC transporter substrate-binding protein: MDLTNLESIKAVNETTVEFNLVEPRSTFIYDLRYVGIVPSDSYDNNTYGENPIGTGPYVLDHWDKGQQAIFKVNDNYYGQKPYFTQITLLFPEEATWLELAKSGDVDVVPVATSALNQSVDGYQFVEKSAGRAQGVSFPYLPDTGDSWNGTWKIGNNVTSDKAIRQALNVGVDRQAMCDEIFSGHATPEYTSVDTRDYANSNAKVQDGDVDAAKQILKEGGWTDTDGDGIVEKDGVKASFDLYYPPDYLDRQSLSTVFAEQAKELGIEVNLVGADWDTIYANMYSSAALMQQTSPDPYKSIYQQYHSKEADGFYMNPGLYNNTDSDKLMDEAMHSSDLNAANTLWSESALVNGGGWGPAGDAPFVWLVNYDYNYFIKDGIDIGEQPDGLGNDILINVCDWTRTNSTA
- a CDS encoding ABC transporter substrate-binding protein, whose product is MDKKMIIAAIVALVVIVVAAFALMGGGTHDSDPTHLTVAAHSNIKEPEAGFSPLVGWGCGHQNYNPLVQSCLFKTDKNGDIVPDLATDYSISGDGKTWTVNVRDDVKFSDNSTFDAEDVASHSTLQKKPSQNWI
- a CDS encoding 4Fe-4S double cluster binding domain-containing protein gives rise to the protein MQNAPTHEYLEELISLNTRLDALGMKCEEFLMDKGYDAYAQTKKRLGTDFGEFNSFELPHKTIATRAGLGWIGKSALFTTKDYGSALRLSSVLTDAPLDLGTPIQKSRCGKCMECRDACPGGAISGKEWNYKLKRNDFYDDKKCEKYALIISEENLGKADTVCGKCIYACPHTQKYFKKL
- a CDS encoding GNAT family N-acetyltransferase, translated to MNVVIKELGNDSKEIKDVQDFLFKMIKKEFGYDYVPEWHQDIVNLEEYYINPQRNNFFVAYLETGEIIATIGIRAYDKDFPEFRHLYSRDTTSSIWRLFVDERCRRCGLASKMFQIAENFANGVEFKNIYLHTHKTLPGALEFWTKMGFVVALDSNDELETVHMDKEIKRLDINPLASDFTYAVKL
- a CDS encoding ABC transporter ATP-binding protein codes for the protein MEKLLDVENVSISFIQYTKGLNQRDLKVITDLTLDISEGEILAVLGSSGSGKSLLAHAIFGILPENANLNGKIKFKGRELSQEDKEEIRGKDIVLVPQSVNFLDPLMKISDQAIGNVKSDDERKEKKIKQREIFEHYNLDPEVDDMYPFQLSGGMARRVLVSTALLSDPKLVVADEPTPGLDEKTVQETLNHFKHMKEDGIGVLLITHDIHAALEVADRIGIFYSGYVIEIAENKDFSGDGENLLHPYTKALYKALPANGFELTKGHQPLHGEIVEGCPYYDRCEMRFDRCKQERPQLIDLGNKKVRCFKYEEGA
- a CDS encoding ABC transporter ATP-binding protein, which codes for MELKATNISFKYPSAKKYLLKNVSIELDNQKVVGLIGDSGSGKSTLCKILSGYVTNYEGTVTFDGKSLPKTGFKPVQLIYQHPEKVMNPKWKMKNILEESWDVNDDMLKEFGIQKSWLTRFPQELSGGELQRFSVLRSLNPNTKFLIADEMTTMLDAITQVQILDSVLKIVKERKMGFLLVSHDMDLVDTICDDKIYLKDINEI